The proteins below are encoded in one region of Fibrella aestuarina BUZ 2:
- a CDS encoding dihydrodipicolinate synthase family protein: MNVTTRWEGVYPALLTPFTADDQLDLPLFEKNLHAQLDAGVHGFIIGGSLGEASTLQNQEKIELLQSALAVCEGNVPVLINIAEQATRQAILCAQEAEANGADGLMLLPPMRYPADARETVTFFKAVAKETSLPIMIYNNPYDYKIMTTVAMFEELAELPNIQAVKESTRDLTNITRMRNAFGDRFKLMGGVDTLALEALLLGCDGWVGGLVDAFPAETMAIYNLAKAGQVAEALDIYRWFMPLLELDIHPKLVQYIKLAAQATGIGSEHVRAPRLPLVGAEREQVLSIIETAMAKRPMLATGKPVAEPGASAPLNPALTTLNPAVFIN; encoded by the coding sequence ATGAACGTTACAACCCGTTGGGAAGGTGTCTATCCCGCGCTACTGACCCCGTTTACGGCCGACGACCAGCTTGATCTGCCCCTGTTCGAAAAAAACCTCCATGCGCAGCTGGACGCCGGCGTGCACGGCTTCATCATCGGTGGCTCACTGGGCGAAGCCAGTACATTGCAGAATCAGGAAAAAATCGAACTGCTGCAATCAGCACTGGCAGTATGCGAAGGCAACGTACCTGTGCTGATCAACATCGCCGAGCAGGCTACCCGGCAGGCTATCCTCTGCGCGCAGGAGGCTGAAGCCAACGGGGCCGACGGGCTGATGCTGCTGCCCCCCATGCGCTACCCCGCCGATGCCCGCGAGACCGTGACGTTCTTCAAAGCCGTAGCGAAGGAAACTTCCCTGCCGATCATGATCTACAACAACCCGTATGATTACAAGATCATGACCACGGTGGCGATGTTTGAGGAACTGGCCGAACTGCCCAACATTCAGGCGGTGAAGGAATCGACCCGCGACCTCACCAACATCACCCGGATGCGCAACGCCTTTGGCGACCGCTTCAAGCTGATGGGCGGCGTGGATACGCTGGCGCTGGAAGCCCTGTTGCTGGGTTGCGATGGTTGGGTTGGTGGCCTTGTTGATGCCTTCCCCGCCGAAACGATGGCGATTTACAACCTGGCTAAAGCGGGTCAGGTAGCCGAAGCACTCGACATCTACCGTTGGTTTATGCCCCTGCTCGAACTCGACATTCACCCCAAACTGGTGCAATACATCAAGCTGGCGGCCCAGGCTACGGGCATCGGCTCGGAACACGTGCGTGCGCCCCGCCTCCCGCTGGTCGGCGCCGAACGCGAGCAGGTGCTCAGCATCATCGAAACGGCTATGGCCAAGCGGCCCATGCTGGCGACCGGTAAACCCGTGGCCGAACCGGGCGCTTCAGCCCCGCTTAACCCCGCCCTGACGACCTTGAACCCGGCTGTATTCATTAACTAG
- a CDS encoding DUF11 domain-containing protein, with product MDPVVGIGRGAYINQARTSGICVACAGTSTSAVVNGNLTDFATIDLGVSAAGGYRVSVRDSLQYYPAGNEAGFVIRYRDSGLLGLLDATLLNQVAIRTYRNGTLVETANFSSGTGLLKATVLGGSGSGKQVLSFVTTQDFDEIELAYTGVVSAGKLLDVYYAFEGPGTCPKDCMDGLLTAGNGATATSGEIPALGLPLSCLAGSVSGSSNLVDSDSTTNFATISATVGLLCRRYVEVGTATTYPAGYEAGFVIDNGGGLIDLTALGGITVATYYNGALRESFSGTGLVFSNVLGGSNKTQLGFKAQQAFNSIRITLAGVSVAVSLRVYHAYVKADTDNDGVADCLDKCTGNDLLDADGDGIPDACDSNVADLSVTKSSNSSTATVGSNVTYTVNVQRLSGPNATGVVVLDTLAPGLVYVSHVASPGTIYNPTTGRWTIGSALAGATSTVSLSITARVDVRGVSTNIAEVIRSFETDPNSTPGNGNLSENDIASACVSVPIDLCQGSSVVLSAPDSYTAGVEWFRTFNGVTTSVATTPTFSASLSGSYSFTSTGAAGCVSGNCCPVILNVEALPTPTLAASQSVICAGASTTLSVVSPVGSTTYVWSDGTVGTSVVVSPSVTTVYSVSATSAGGCSSIVSITVTVNAAPVQAPIVAICGPATSGTYSFVINPSTAGTSTSYFVKVGSAAETGPFAYGTPRQIDGNTGSFSVVIRDATTSCSVTLPVTAPVNCPTCPPKVCVPIRIARVE from the coding sequence ATGGATCCCGTCGTTGGGATCGGGCGGGGCGCTTACATCAATCAGGCCCGCACATCGGGCATATGCGTGGCCTGCGCAGGCACCAGCACTTCAGCCGTTGTAAATGGTAATCTCACTGATTTTGCTACGATCGATTTGGGCGTGTCAGCCGCTGGTGGTTACCGGGTTTCCGTCAGGGATTCGCTGCAATATTATCCCGCTGGTAACGAAGCCGGGTTCGTAATCCGGTACCGCGACAGCGGCCTGCTCGGCCTGCTCGATGCGACCCTGCTAAACCAGGTTGCCATCCGCACGTACCGCAACGGAACGCTGGTCGAAACAGCTAACTTCTCGAGCGGCACGGGCCTGTTGAAAGCCACCGTCCTGGGCGGCAGTGGCTCAGGCAAACAAGTACTTAGCTTCGTAACGACGCAGGATTTCGACGAAATCGAACTAGCCTACACCGGTGTGGTTTCAGCCGGCAAACTGCTCGACGTCTACTATGCGTTTGAGGGCCCCGGTACGTGTCCTAAAGACTGTATGGACGGCCTGCTGACAGCGGGCAACGGTGCCACTGCCACAAGCGGGGAGATCCCGGCGCTCGGCTTGCCACTCAGCTGTCTGGCTGGCAGCGTGTCAGGGAGCTCCAACCTGGTCGACAGTGATTCAACAACCAACTTTGCCACCATTTCGGCGACAGTCGGCTTGCTCTGCCGCCGCTATGTAGAAGTAGGCACGGCCACCACGTACCCAGCTGGTTATGAAGCCGGCTTCGTAATCGACAATGGCGGTGGCCTCATCGACCTGACTGCCCTGGGAGGCATTACCGTTGCCACTTATTACAATGGTGCCCTGCGGGAGTCTTTTTCAGGTACTGGCCTGGTTTTCAGCAACGTATTGGGTGGATCAAACAAAACGCAACTGGGCTTCAAGGCACAGCAGGCATTTAACAGCATCCGTATCACACTTGCCGGTGTGTCGGTAGCAGTTAGCCTGCGCGTTTACCATGCTTATGTCAAAGCCGATACAGATAACGACGGTGTAGCGGATTGCCTCGACAAGTGTACGGGTAACGATTTGCTCGATGCCGATGGGGACGGTATCCCCGACGCCTGCGACAGCAACGTGGCCGACCTGTCGGTGACCAAGTCATCAAACAGCAGCACCGCGACGGTGGGCAGCAACGTAACGTATACGGTCAACGTGCAGCGCCTGTCTGGCCCCAACGCCACAGGAGTTGTGGTCCTCGACACCCTGGCTCCCGGTCTGGTTTACGTATCACACGTAGCATCGCCGGGTACGATTTATAACCCCACAACGGGCCGCTGGACGATCGGTAGTGCACTGGCAGGCGCCACCTCTACGGTTTCGCTGAGCATCACGGCGCGGGTCGACGTGCGGGGCGTCAGCACCAACATCGCTGAAGTAATTCGCAGCTTTGAAACAGACCCCAACTCGACGCCGGGCAACGGGAACCTGTCGGAAAACGATATTGCCAGCGCCTGCGTCAGCGTACCAATTGATCTCTGCCAGGGTTCATCGGTGGTGCTTTCGGCCCCCGATAGCTACACGGCTGGCGTAGAGTGGTTCCGTACGTTCAATGGCGTCACTACATCGGTAGCCACCACGCCTACCTTCTCGGCCTCGCTGTCGGGTAGTTATAGCTTCACCAGCACCGGCGCGGCGGGTTGCGTATCGGGCAACTGCTGCCCCGTTATCCTGAACGTGGAAGCCCTGCCAACGCCAACGCTGGCGGCCAGCCAGTCGGTTATCTGCGCCGGAGCCAGCACGACCCTGTCGGTTGTTAGCCCGGTGGGTAGCACTACTTATGTCTGGAGCGATGGCACCGTAGGTACGTCGGTGGTCGTTAGTCCATCCGTCACGACCGTTTACAGCGTATCGGCGACCTCGGCTGGTGGTTGTTCGAGCATCGTATCCATTACCGTTACGGTCAACGCAGCGCCTGTTCAGGCACCGATCGTGGCTATTTGCGGCCCGGCAACCAGCGGTACGTATAGCTTCGTAATCAACCCGAGCACGGCGGGCACCAGCACGTCGTACTTCGTAAAAGTGGGTTCTGCTGCCGAAACGGGCCCGTTTGCGTACGGCACGCCTCGCCAGATCGACGGCAACACCGGCTCATTCTCGGTTGTGATTCGGGACGCCACCACGAGCTGCTCGGTGACGCTACCGGTTACGGCTCCGGTCAACTGCCCCACTTGTCCGCCTAAAGTTTGCGTACCGATCCGGATTGCCCGTGTTGAGTAG
- a CDS encoding AraC family transcriptional regulator, whose translation MKPLLFKVLASDDRSFRVEQDSFPHFYKLLHFHPEIQLTLIQEGEGTLIVGDKIDRFAPNDVLLLGANLPHVLRSDPGYFLPDSSMRSIAISALFRPDEVEKTVLNAPETRHLQQLLTEAQHGIRFRCREGHPLPDQFRKLPTQRPFEQLVTLLTILDFLATTASREVLSVTAFTRPQRPEDQQRLERVFSFILEQYHTPIALDDVASVANLTPGAFCRFFRQHTRKTFSTLLNEVRVEHACRYLRESKETISQIAFSCGYTNLSNFNRQFKRTTGMSPGTYIRQYNNLNG comes from the coding sequence ATGAAGCCGCTATTATTTAAAGTACTGGCTAGCGACGATCGGTCGTTTCGGGTTGAGCAGGATAGCTTCCCCCACTTCTACAAACTGCTGCATTTTCACCCGGAAATCCAGCTGACGCTCATTCAGGAAGGGGAGGGGACGTTGATCGTGGGCGACAAGATCGATCGGTTTGCGCCCAACGACGTGTTGCTGCTCGGGGCTAATCTGCCGCACGTGCTGCGCAGCGATCCCGGCTACTTTCTGCCCGATTCGTCGATGCGGTCTATTGCCATTTCGGCCCTGTTCCGGCCCGACGAGGTGGAAAAAACGGTGCTGAATGCCCCCGAAACCCGGCATCTGCAACAACTGCTGACCGAGGCGCAGCACGGCATTCGGTTTCGGTGCCGCGAGGGCCACCCCCTGCCCGATCAGTTCAGGAAACTGCCCACGCAGCGCCCCTTTGAGCAACTGGTTACGCTGCTGACGATTCTGGATTTTCTGGCGACGACGGCCAGCCGGGAGGTGCTGTCGGTGACGGCCTTTACGCGGCCTCAGCGCCCCGAAGACCAGCAGCGGCTGGAACGGGTTTTCTCCTTTATTCTGGAACAATACCACACGCCCATCGCGCTCGACGACGTGGCCAGCGTGGCGAACCTAACGCCCGGTGCGTTTTGCCGGTTCTTCCGGCAACACACCCGCAAAACGTTTTCGACGCTGCTCAACGAGGTGCGGGTCGAGCACGCCTGCCGCTACCTACGCGAATCGAAAGAAACCATCAGCCAAATTGCGTTTTCGTGCGGCTATACTAACCTGTCGAACTTTAACCGGCAGTTCAAACGAACCACCGGCATGTCGCCCGGCACCTATATCCGGCAATACAACAACCTGAACGGGTAA
- a CDS encoding putative LPS assembly protein LptD: protein MIEPKKGHIILRVNTWVLILWLLLGFLSLARAQERPTSPLSPLPTPPSKPVNQSPEAARPASGTSAPAGTQRTRLSGRSAGDTARTDTAKVPQDQFATTVRYSSKDSSQVNGQIVELWGEAEVVYGDISLKADYIKLNQETNEVYARGRYDSTAKKTIGTPIFKDRSETYNTKEIRYNFKTKKALVTSIITQQGEGNIRGKTVKKDAEDNLYIRGSIYTTCNLATPHFHINAPKLKVVHNKQVVSGPFNLVINEIPLPLGLPFGFFPFPKKKDIGVSGIIMPQYGEEPNGRGFYLRDGGYYWAVNENIGLQFTGQIYSRGSWGGGLSGAYNKRYRYNGGFQLRYNRNFAGDLIDTLNKPRTDFAITWNHAPQNIGRRSSFSASVNVTSNSYNQFNSFNTAAVTSNVAGSSIQYSRTFGKYVRAGSNLRVNQQFGQINQTTGVRENGKTEVSGDFNLSVNQIAPFALKGGTGRWYESFRLGFQFDANAQVSNTIRSQFDTTGYGFRVIPDESIFGKPVSRAIFIQDSIQRATDIRLGRTVEDPNLIAFNFDNIGRIWDNRLINMRYSIPIALPNFKIARYINFTPGFSLQGDIYNYRLNYEYVPDSNGVRISRERGFFPTYQFSTNASINTRFYGTAFIRGKRLEAIRHTVAPSVSISYTPDFSSSTFGFYQRLEGPAGSSFNNVPEYRRTLSRFRGLGGTYGSTPPGQSAIVSFGIVNQLEMKVRTRDDSSGQEFKKVPIFDNLSLNGSYNLLANEFNLSTINVSANTQIAKNVNFNISSVFDPYYFQRYEANETSSKQVEYVRVNRYMVNEGAGLARLSSLQAFISTRFAPKKADQPKKSPNASDATLKAISQNPDLYVDFTIPWSLNVSYSFGYTSFSPIQSAIIQTMQLTGDFSLTPKWKFTFQTGYDFQFKAPSITTIGVNRDLHCWEMAFNWTPYAGSAFRAGNYSFDLRAKSSILQELKLSRRRSFYDSGGFGGGFR, encoded by the coding sequence TTGATAGAACCGAAAAAAGGACATATTATTTTACGGGTCAACACCTGGGTGCTGATCCTGTGGCTATTGCTGGGCTTTTTGAGCCTCGCACGGGCGCAGGAACGCCCCACCAGCCCGCTTAGTCCGCTCCCGACGCCCCCTTCCAAACCTGTCAACCAATCGCCCGAAGCCGCACGGCCTGCCTCAGGTACGTCGGCACCGGCCGGTACGCAACGTACCCGGCTTTCGGGCCGTTCGGCGGGTGATACGGCCCGAACCGACACGGCGAAGGTACCGCAGGATCAGTTTGCCACCACGGTTCGCTATTCGTCGAAAGATTCCAGCCAGGTCAACGGACAGATCGTGGAGCTATGGGGTGAAGCCGAAGTGGTTTACGGCGACATCTCACTGAAAGCTGATTACATCAAACTCAATCAGGAAACCAACGAGGTGTATGCGCGCGGCCGCTACGATTCAACGGCCAAGAAGACCATCGGCACCCCCATTTTCAAGGACCGGAGCGAGACCTATAATACTAAAGAGATCCGCTACAATTTTAAGACCAAAAAAGCCCTCGTCACCAGTATCATCACGCAACAGGGTGAGGGCAACATCCGCGGAAAAACCGTTAAGAAAGACGCCGAAGACAACCTCTACATTCGCGGGTCGATTTACACGACCTGTAACCTGGCTACGCCCCACTTCCACATCAATGCGCCCAAGCTCAAAGTAGTGCACAATAAGCAGGTCGTGTCGGGGCCGTTCAACCTGGTTATCAACGAGATCCCCTTACCGCTCGGGCTTCCGTTCGGCTTTTTCCCGTTTCCGAAGAAAAAAGACATTGGCGTATCGGGGATCATTATGCCCCAATACGGCGAAGAACCCAACGGACGCGGCTTTTACCTGCGCGACGGCGGTTATTACTGGGCCGTCAACGAGAATATCGGGCTGCAGTTTACGGGACAGATCTACTCGCGGGGTAGCTGGGGCGGTGGGTTATCGGGCGCCTACAACAAACGGTACCGCTACAACGGGGGCTTCCAGCTACGCTATAACCGCAACTTCGCCGGCGACCTGATCGATACCCTCAACAAGCCCCGCACCGACTTTGCCATCACCTGGAACCACGCCCCGCAGAACATCGGGCGGCGGTCGTCGTTTTCGGCGAGCGTCAACGTGACCAGCAACAGCTATAACCAGTTCAACTCGTTCAACACGGCGGCGGTTACCTCTAACGTGGCGGGGTCGTCGATCCAGTATAGCCGTACGTTTGGCAAATACGTACGGGCGGGGAGCAACCTGCGCGTCAATCAGCAGTTTGGCCAGATCAACCAGACCACGGGTGTGCGCGAAAACGGCAAAACGGAAGTATCGGGCGACTTTAACCTGTCGGTCAATCAGATTGCGCCGTTTGCGCTTAAGGGGGGCACGGGTCGCTGGTACGAAAGTTTCCGCCTGGGCTTTCAGTTCGACGCCAACGCGCAGGTCAGCAATACCATCCGCAGCCAGTTCGATACGACGGGTTACGGTTTTCGGGTCATACCCGACGAATCGATCTTTGGCAAACCGGTTAGCCGCGCGATATTCATTCAGGACAGCATCCAACGGGCTACTGACATCCGCCTGGGCAGGACCGTCGAGGATCCTAACCTGATTGCGTTCAATTTTGACAACATAGGACGCATCTGGGACAATCGGCTGATCAACATGCGCTACAGCATACCCATTGCGCTGCCTAACTTTAAGATTGCCCGCTACATCAACTTCACGCCGGGTTTTTCGCTACAGGGCGATATCTACAACTACCGGCTGAACTACGAATACGTACCTGACTCCAACGGCGTGCGCATTAGCCGTGAGCGGGGCTTCTTCCCGACCTACCAGTTCTCGACCAACGCCAGCATCAACACGCGCTTCTACGGCACGGCGTTTATCCGGGGGAAGCGGCTCGAAGCCATCCGGCACACGGTAGCCCCGTCGGTGTCGATCAGCTACACGCCCGATTTCTCAAGCTCGACCTTTGGCTTCTACCAGCGGCTCGAAGGCCCGGCAGGTTCATCCTTTAACAATGTACCCGAATACCGCCGCACACTGTCGCGCTTCCGGGGGTTAGGAGGTACGTATGGCAGCACCCCGCCGGGGCAATCGGCGATCGTGTCGTTTGGGATCGTCAACCAGTTGGAAATGAAGGTACGTACCCGCGACGATAGCTCGGGGCAGGAGTTCAAGAAGGTACCCATCTTCGACAACCTGAGTTTGAACGGCAGTTACAACCTGCTGGCCAACGAGTTCAACCTCTCGACGATCAACGTCAGTGCCAATACGCAGATCGCCAAGAACGTCAACTTCAACATCTCGTCGGTTTTTGATCCGTATTATTTCCAGCGGTACGAAGCAAACGAGACGAGCTCTAAGCAAGTAGAATATGTGCGTGTCAACCGATATATGGTGAACGAAGGAGCTGGTCTGGCGCGGTTATCGAGCCTGCAAGCGTTTATCAGCACTCGCTTTGCACCGAAAAAAGCTGATCAGCCCAAGAAATCACCCAACGCCAGCGATGCCACGCTGAAGGCCATCAGCCAGAATCCCGATCTCTACGTCGATTTTACCATTCCCTGGTCGCTAAACGTTAGCTATTCTTTTGGCTATACGAGTTTCAGCCCCATCCAGAGCGCCATCATCCAGACGATGCAGCTAACGGGTGATTTCAGCCTGACGCCCAAATGGAAGTTTACGTTCCAGACGGGATACGACTTCCAGTTCAAAGCCCCCTCGATCACCACCATCGGCGTCAACCGTGATCTGCACTGCTGGGAAATGGCCTTTAACTGGACGCCTTATGCCGGTAGCGCCTTTCGCGCCGGTAACTACTCCTTCGATCTGCGAGCCAAATCATCGATCCTCCAGGAGTTGAAACTTAGCCGTCGTCGGTCGTTCTACGATTCGGGTGGATTTGGTGGTGGTTTCCGGTAG
- a CDS encoding N-acetylmuramoyl-L-alanine amidase family protein, which yields MSFFRFYQKLHLPTGECRRNVHKVINEQTPDTALKAISLLNSIKPTVPLASNRFVRIVLLSVILGPLLALTTLPSPTRWQDTVPQQPRPAGRANQIRTVVLDAGHGGKDPGTHGRQVQEKKINLKIALALGTKIKEEMPDVRVIFTRTTDRFIELAERSAIANRNRADLFISIHCNASPVSKAVHGTETYTMGLHKTEGNLDVAKRENAVILKEANYQETYKGFNPNSPLAYIMLANYQHAFMGSSISFAEKIERNFRRMAERRSNGVKQAGFLVLWRTTMPSVLVETGYLTNVDEEDFLASEDGQDRIAASICKAFEQYKHDMEGTN from the coding sequence ATGTCCTTTTTTCGGTTCTATCAAAAATTACATTTGCCGACGGGAGAATGTCGTCGCAACGTACACAAAGTTATCAACGAACAAACACCCGATACTGCCTTGAAAGCCATTTCACTGTTAAATAGTATTAAACCGACTGTGCCACTGGCCTCAAATCGGTTTGTTAGGATTGTCCTACTTTCGGTGATATTGGGGCCTTTGCTTGCCCTGACGACCCTGCCAAGCCCCACTCGGTGGCAGGATACCGTGCCCCAGCAGCCCCGTCCGGCGGGGCGCGCCAACCAGATCAGGACGGTCGTGCTCGACGCCGGTCATGGCGGAAAAGACCCCGGTACCCACGGCCGCCAGGTGCAGGAAAAGAAGATCAACCTGAAGATTGCGCTGGCATTAGGGACCAAAATAAAAGAGGAAATGCCCGACGTGCGGGTCATTTTTACCCGTACCACCGACCGGTTTATTGAACTGGCAGAGCGCTCGGCCATTGCCAACCGCAACCGCGCCGACCTGTTCATCTCAATCCATTGTAACGCCAGCCCGGTGTCGAAGGCCGTCCACGGTACCGAGACCTACACCATGGGATTGCACAAAACCGAAGGCAATCTCGACGTCGCCAAACGCGAAAACGCGGTTATCCTGAAAGAAGCCAATTACCAGGAAACCTATAAGGGCTTTAATCCCAACTCACCATTGGCCTATATTATGCTGGCTAACTACCAGCACGCGTTCATGGGCAGCAGCATCAGCTTTGCCGAGAAAATCGAGCGCAACTTCCGCCGCATGGCCGAACGTCGCAGCAACGGCGTCAAGCAGGCCGGTTTTCTGGTGTTGTGGCGCACGACCATGCCGAGCGTGCTGGTTGAGACTGGCTACCTCACCAATGTTGATGAAGAAGATTT
- a CDS encoding fatty acid desaturase family protein produces MSTKLKFSATGRSPFFATLRERVDAYFAGKALSPHANGAMWAKAVFFLAGYVLLYALLISGQFGVWPMLGFAIGLGVFAACIGFNVSHDALHGAFSAIPWVNKWLGNTFYLLGANPYVWKITHNVVHHTYTNIPGHDEDIEVAPGLVRLSTEEPLRPWHRYQHLYTFPLYTLASLSWVFRKDYVKFFKRQIGQHKPAAHPRREYINLFMGKALYYLFFLVLPYLLLDVAWWQVLIGFMGMQLAEGLVLGLVFQLAHVVEGTSFPLPHESGTMQDAWAIHQLRTTANFAPRSRLAAFVCGGLNRQIEHHLFPKVCHIHYPALTAIVRNTAREFNLPYLENRSFWTAIASHFRVLHTMGRPA; encoded by the coding sequence ATGTCAACCAAACTCAAATTCAGCGCCACCGGCCGATCCCCGTTTTTTGCCACCCTTCGTGAGCGGGTCGATGCCTACTTTGCCGGCAAGGCGCTCTCCCCCCACGCCAACGGAGCCATGTGGGCCAAAGCCGTGTTTTTCCTGGCTGGGTACGTCCTGCTCTACGCCCTGTTGATCTCTGGGCAGTTTGGCGTTTGGCCCATGCTCGGCTTTGCCATCGGGCTAGGCGTGTTCGCGGCCTGCATCGGGTTCAACGTATCACACGACGCCCTGCACGGCGCTTTTTCGGCCATCCCGTGGGTCAACAAATGGCTGGGAAACACCTTTTACCTGCTGGGTGCCAACCCGTATGTCTGGAAAATCACGCACAACGTAGTGCACCACACGTATACCAACATTCCCGGCCACGACGAAGATATCGAGGTAGCGCCCGGCCTGGTTCGGCTGAGTACCGAGGAGCCCCTGCGCCCCTGGCACCGGTATCAGCACCTCTACACGTTTCCGCTCTATACGCTGGCCTCGCTTTCCTGGGTATTCCGAAAAGACTACGTTAAGTTTTTCAAACGCCAGATCGGGCAGCACAAACCGGCGGCGCATCCCCGGCGCGAGTACATCAACCTGTTTATGGGCAAAGCGCTCTATTACCTGTTCTTTCTGGTGCTGCCTTACCTGCTGCTGGATGTAGCCTGGTGGCAGGTGCTGATCGGGTTCATGGGGATGCAACTGGCCGAAGGGCTGGTGCTGGGGCTGGTCTTCCAACTGGCTCACGTGGTCGAAGGCACGTCGTTTCCGTTACCCCATGAATCGGGCACGATGCAGGATGCCTGGGCGATCCATCAGCTTCGCACCACGGCCAACTTTGCACCCCGCAGCCGGCTGGCTGCCTTTGTGTGTGGCGGTCTGAACCGGCAAATCGAGCACCATCTGTTCCCGAAGGTGTGCCATATTCACTACCCGGCCCTGACGGCCATCGTGCGGAATACGGCGCGCGAGTTCAACCTGCCTTATCTGGAAAACCGCAGCTTCTGGACCGCCATCGCCTCCCATTTCCGGGTGTTGCATACGATGGGTCGGCCAGCCTAG
- the msrA gene encoding peptide-methionine (S)-S-oxide reductase MsrA → MKKGLSILMLLLTAQVGWAQAPAAAPAKLPALKPGEAVATFAGGCFWAMEEGFDQLKGVRDVISGYSGGNTKNPTYEEVGTDQTGHAESVQVYYDPKVISYRELLDAFFAGHDPTTLNRQGPDVGRDYRSVAFYRTPAEKAEIEAAIRRTNESNHYAGKVVTEVAPFQVFYPAENYHQNYCKLHPDQPYIQRVSLPKVEKLRKAMKGKLKSTVY, encoded by the coding sequence ATGAAAAAAGGACTAAGCATACTGATGCTCCTGCTGACGGCGCAGGTCGGCTGGGCACAGGCCCCGGCAGCAGCACCGGCCAAACTCCCTGCCCTAAAACCCGGCGAGGCCGTCGCTACGTTTGCGGGTGGGTGTTTCTGGGCGATGGAAGAAGGCTTCGACCAACTGAAAGGCGTGCGGGACGTGATCTCGGGCTATTCGGGGGGGAACACCAAGAACCCAACCTACGAAGAGGTGGGCACCGATCAAACCGGTCATGCCGAATCGGTGCAGGTGTACTACGATCCGAAGGTGATCAGCTACCGTGAGCTGCTGGACGCGTTTTTTGCGGGGCATGACCCCACCACCCTTAACCGCCAGGGACCCGACGTTGGCCGTGACTACCGGTCGGTAGCGTTCTACCGCACACCGGCCGAGAAAGCCGAAATCGAAGCGGCTATTCGCCGCACCAACGAATCGAATCATTATGCGGGCAAGGTGGTGACGGAAGTGGCGCCATTTCAGGTGTTTTACCCGGCCGAGAACTACCACCAGAATTACTGCAAACTCCACCCCGACCAGCCCTACATTCAGCGAGTGTCGCTGCCCAAAGTCGAGAAGTTGCGGAAGGCCATGAAAGGCAAGCTGAAATCGACGGTGTACTAA
- a CDS encoding cation diffusion facilitator family transporter, whose amino-acid sequence MASSNTPIYTALAANLGIATTKFIVASMTGSSAMISEGIHSLVDTLNELLLLLGIRRSQRPPDQKRPFGYGREQYFWSYVVALLIFAIGGGVSLYEGITHIQHPEAIKDPFWNYIVLGIALVLDGYSLLTAWRAFNAQRGNQSLWAAIKDSKDSATFTVLFEDASDVIGLIIAFLGVFLGHTLNNPTLDGLASILIGLLLVGVAVVLARESKSLLLGEGVDPEVSRQLIALTESDPAVVRVSELATIYLGPEEITMVQSVAFQTNLTTDVLNEAIVRIHAAIQQQFPSIKHAFTQPVALPPRQDTTPVARSNH is encoded by the coding sequence ATGGCTTCATCGAATACGCCGATTTATACGGCCCTGGCGGCTAATCTGGGCATTGCTACAACCAAGTTCATCGTGGCGAGCATGACAGGTAGTTCGGCCATGATTTCTGAGGGGATTCACTCGCTGGTCGATACGTTGAACGAATTGCTCCTGCTGCTGGGCATACGCCGCAGCCAGCGCCCGCCCGATCAGAAACGACCGTTCGGCTACGGGCGCGAGCAGTACTTCTGGTCGTATGTGGTGGCGCTGCTGATTTTTGCCATTGGCGGCGGGGTCTCGCTCTACGAAGGCATCACGCACATTCAGCACCCCGAGGCGATCAAAGACCCTTTCTGGAATTATATCGTGCTGGGAATTGCACTGGTGCTGGACGGCTATTCGTTGCTGACCGCCTGGCGGGCCTTCAATGCCCAACGCGGTAATCAATCCTTGTGGGCGGCCATCAAAGACAGTAAAGATTCGGCTACGTTCACCGTGCTGTTTGAAGACGCTTCCGACGTGATTGGGCTGATCATCGCGTTTCTGGGCGTTTTTCTGGGGCATACACTGAACAACCCTACCCTGGATGGTCTGGCTTCCATCCTGATCGGGCTGTTGCTGGTGGGAGTAGCGGTGGTGCTGGCGCGCGAAAGCAAAAGCCTGCTGCTGGGCGAGGGTGTCGACCCGGAGGTGAGCCGACAATTGATCGCCCTGACCGAATCGGACCCGGCGGTTGTGCGGGTCAGCGAGCTGGCAACCATCTATCTAGGCCCCGAAGAAATCACGATGGTGCAAAGCGTGGCGTTTCAGACCAACCTCACCACCGACGTTCTCAACGAAGCCATCGTACGCATTCATGCTGCCATTCAGCAGCAATTTCCGTCTATAAAACACGCGTTTACGCAGCCGGTTGCTCTGCCCCCGCGCCAGGACACAACGCCAGTTGCCCGGAGCAACCACTAG